TCGAGTCTCCTTTTCCGCAGTGAATCCCTCTGATGTAAAGACCCGCAGCGGCAAGACTCCGCGCCCGATAGACGACTTCCAAATTCCTCATATGGACGGGTGCGGTCGGATAGTTGCAGTGGGGCCAGGAGTCCATGAAGGCCGTATCGGCCAACGTGTATGGCTTTGGCTTGCGGCGCTGGGCAGCAGATGGGGTACGGCCGCCGAATATACCCTCGTTCCCGCGAATCAAGCCGTGGCGTTGCCCGACTCAGCTTCCGACGAACTGGGTGCGTGTCTGGGAATTCCGGCCATGACCGCCCACGAGTGCCTACTGCATGCAGGACCGGTGACGCACAAGAAAGTCTTGATTGCAGGTGGCGCCGGCGCTGTAGGCCACTTCGCGATCGAACTCGCGCGATGGGCGGGTGCCACTGTCATCGCTACAGTGAGCACGCCCGACAAAGCTAAACTCGCACAACAGGCAGGCGCAGACTTCGTCGTAAATTACCGCGACGACGACGTTGCCGACCAGATCACAGCCTTCACCAACGGCGTGGACATCTTTGTAGAAGTCGCCATCGTGGACAACTGGAACATCGACCTAGCTGTCGCGGCACCTGGTGCAAGCATCGCCACCTATGCCACCGACGGTCGCGAACTCTCGATCCCTATCCGCGAGTGCATGGCTGCAGGTCTCGGGCTCCGCTTCTTCCTTCTTTATACACATAGTCGTTCAGCCCTCTCCCTCGCCGCGCAGAGCATCACCGACGCACTTGCCGAGCAAGCACTAACCCCACTGCCTCATCTCACGTTCCCGCTAGATGACATCGCATTAGCTCACGAAGCGGTCGAGAACGGTGAGTCGAGAAAAGTTCTACTTGACCTTCGTGACTCCGATACATGACGGTCGCATTGGTCGAGCGCAGCGTACGGGCGAGAGTGGGCGGCACACCCAATCGCAGCACCGTGAGTGTCCCGTCGCGTCCCTCGCGCAGGCTCGCGGCCGCCGCGAGATGGGTACGGTCGAGTTCCTTCGCCAGGGCGCGCAGCGCGGCCTCGGCCTCGAGCGCCGAATCGGCATGGTTGGTGTCCGCCATATTCCGCCCGACACTGCTCCGAAGTCGTCGCGGCAGATGATTTTTCACGTCTCGTATCTTGTGTAGCTGACAATGTTGGATCACCGGGTGATCGAGGACGTCAACGACCGCCTTACGCAGGTCGGTGACCAGCGTCGCGTTCTCCGTCGAGCTCTCCACCAGCGCAACGGGTGCTTGTTCCCGTCGATATCGATGCCCAGGGCGACGATGCAGCACGACTCGGCGTAGTGGACCCCGTCGATCATCAACGCTACCAGATCCAGCCCGGACAGGTCCGCGGCGAGCAGCTCAGTCAGGGCGGCTTCGGTCAACTTCACGAACCTGCGTGAGACGGCGGACTTGCTTGTCGCCGAGAATGTCTCGGCGGCTCGCCGTCCGACCGGTTCGAGACCGGCTGTGTAGCGGCGGGTCGAGAGCCCGGCGAGCATCTCCTCCATCGCCATCTTCCCCAGGATCTCGGTGGAGGTGAGCAGCTCGTACGACGGGGTGGGCCGTTCCCCGGCGCTGTCGGCGGCCCGCACCCGCGGCCGGGTCACGGGCATCCGACGCCCGCTGAGGGTCACCGAGCCGCGTTCGCGGCCATGGCGCACCCGCGGTGCGCTGCCGGTCGCGACGGCCTCTCGGCCCGGCCGGGGCGGTCACCTCGGCGTCCATCATCGCCTGCAGGCCGCCGACGGCGGCCCTCGTGCATGTTTCGGCGATCTTGGCCATCGCCACGCTCACCCGCTCCGAGATCGCGGGCACGGTCTGGTTCTGGCTATTCTTCTTCACGGCGGTCCCCCTGCTGTCGGAATTCTTGGAGGAACGCCCGACACTTACCACATGGCAGGTCTCGAGCTGAGGACCGCCACCTCAACTTCTACGACGCCCGGGGCAACCTCCGGGATCACGCCGGGCCAGGACTACATCACGAAACCCGCACCACCCGACCGAAACCAGAGCAAACGACCATGAACCGGCCGCAGCGACACCGGTCAAGGTACGAAGTTCACAGAGGCGTCGGACAGCCCTCCACCGGGGCGCCGTCGACGACGATCCTGGCGCTGTCGGGGTAGAACGACACGTGGTCGCCGATGCCCGAAGCCTCCGCGGTCGTGAACGGGTAGTACCAGGCGGCGTCCTCGACGGGGTCGCTGTCGTCCGATCCGGTGAACGACAGGTACGAGGCCGTGCCCTTGTACGGGCAGGAGGTCTTGGCGTCGGAGCCGGTGAAGAACTCGGAGCGGACGTCGATGCGAGGGATGTAGTAGCGAACTGGTAGTGAGGTCTCGAACAGCAAGCGTGGACGGGTGGTGTCGGCGACGAGGGTGTCGCCGATGAAGACCTCCACGTGCCGGGAGGACGGCAGGACGTCGACGCGGACGTAAGGGTCGCGCGGGTGCACGAACACCTGCTGATCCTCCTCGTACCAGGCGTCCATCTTGTGCCAGTAGAAAGCGACATACCAGCTGAGATCGAGGGAGTCCTTCAGCGGTTCGTCGTAACCCCACACCGACCGCTCGGCCCGCCGATCGTCGACGACGAGATCCCAGTACCTGGCCTTGCCTTTCCACGGGCACCACGTGGTGGCGTCGAGGGGCTCGAGGAAGTCGGTGCGCACGTCGTCGCGGGGGATGTAGTAGACCGGCAGGTGCCCCTTCTCAAACAGGTACACCGCGCGGGTGGTGTCCGCGATCACGTGACCTGCGAAGAACACCCGGATTCGTTTGTGGGTGCGTTCGATCGAGATGCGGCCGTTCTCGCCGGACTGCTGGACCTCGGCAGCGTGCGTCAGAGCTATGGACATCGACTTCTCCAAAGTTCGTGGGTCGGTCGGGCGCTCCGCGCCCTACCGGGTGATCGTGTTGATCAACTCGAAGACGGCGGGCGGAGGGATCTCGTGAGGTAGCTTCGATCGGATCACCTCGTCGAAGGCTTGTCGTGGACGTCCCGGGATTCCCAGATCTCGGAGACAGTCAAGCCGTCCCCCCAGGAAATGCGTAGTCGGCGATGGGAACAAACTCTCTCACGCCCGATCGCTCCGACGACAATCAGCACTCCGGTCATGACGAATGCGCAGTTCATCACCGCGTGGTGGGCCCTAAATAGTCTGGTGTACAGCATATTTCACGAATCGGAGCACCGGGAAACAGGCCTGGCGCTATCTGTCCGATAACGTGCTCTGCGGTCCGGCCTGCGCCAACCGACCAGTGGGCGTCTCGTCCAGGTCTGCGGTACCGGCGATGTCGTTGTCGACGAGCGAGATGTACCTGCCGTCGGCCGCGACGCCAGCCAGAGTGAGGAGGGTTGTGAAGATTCGGTCGAGCATGACGTGGACCTCTCAGTACGTTCCGGCGGTAGGCCGGATTGATTGCAAACTGCACGGACAGAACGTGATAGCGCGCGGATATGCGGGATCGTCGGTCGCCAGGTGTCGCTGACACCCGGTTCTTGTCCGTCAGCTACGGGCCACCGACCCGACAACATCAGGGGCCAAAACGTGATGGTTGGCGGCGAGTGGCAGGATCGTGTGCTGCCAGTTCGCCCAAGCTGACACCCCCGGTCCAGGGTCCGTGCAACAGCAACACGGGATCGCCGGATCCGGCTTCGTGATAGTGCGTCGTGATGCCGTCTACGTCGATCGTGTGGCTGGAACTCCCTATCGTCGTGACAGTCATGCGCGGTGTCTTCCGTAGAAGATTGCAGTCATTGGGGAAGTAAGGGGTCAGGAGTCGACGGTCATGCCCTGTGGGCAAGGCGTTCGGCGGTACCTCGCAGCGACGCCAGCGGGACCACTTCGTGAACCAGGCCCGCATGGTGCGCTTGTAATGCCGTCACAGGGTTGTGCACGGTCGGGTTTGTGGCGCAGATCGTGCGAAGTCCTGCCGGCAATCCACCCTCCCTGTTGCTCACATCATCTGCAGGGGTGAAACGAGGCGGCTCGAAGAAGGAGGCGTTGCTGGACGCGACGACGACATCGGCATCACACAAGAATCGGAATGATTCTCGACAGGCGATCCCGTTCACGGTCACGATCAGGTGTTTGTCGACGCCGCATTCCTTCGGGCTGATGGCAAAAGCTTCCCATCCCAGGGCGTTGCCGCCGCAGGAAAGTGGCTGGGGCGGGTCTCCTGCGTCGAACCCCATGCAGAATGCTTCGACACCAGCCGCGGACACGATGATCGAGTGGATGCTCGCGTCGTCCCGAACCAGCGACCACAGCTGCTGTAGCCGCTTGGCCATGGTCGCATTGATGGCATTGAGCGCAGTGGTCCGATTCAACGTCACGCGCAACACTCCGTCGTGCTGATCGCACAGCACGCGGCTATAGGTGTCCTCTTCTGCCGCAACGAGGTTTGGCAGCACCATCACAACCTCCGGTTCCTGTCGATCCGCTGTTCGACACGGCTTCGTGTGCGTGCTCAACAGTGCTGCGACAGATCGTGTTCCACCATTCAACGATCCACGGCCGCCCACGAACATCCGGGAAAACTACGGAAGTTAACTCGGCTGCCGCTCGATACCGTGTGGTGTGGCCACGCGGTGTGGCAGTGACGTTGACGTTGTCGTGGAGGTGGACCGATGCACATCCCATTTACGGTTACAGACTTTCTGGAGCGGGGAGCGGCCGGTTTCCCTGACAGCGTGGCCGTGATCGACGAGCCGGAACAACCGGGCGAGTCGGTCGGGCAGGTGACTTTTCGGGAACTCGCCCACCGCGTGTGTGCCTGGCAAGCAGGATTCGACCGTCTGGGCATCAGGGTCGGCGAACGGGTCGCCGTCGTCAGCCACAATTCGGCCCGACTGCTCGAGCTCTTGTACGCGGTGCCGGCGAGCGGCCGGATTTGTGTTCCGATCAATTTCCGTCTGTCTCCGGCGGAGGTCGATTACATCGTCGGAGATTGCGGCGCGTCAGTGCTTCTTGTCGATCCCGAGCTGGAAGAGGCGTTGTCGGGTATCAAGGTTCGGCACCGGTTCGTACTCGGGAAGCACACAGACGCGGATCTGATGCGCTTCGATACGGAGCCGGCCCCCTGGGCGTCGCCCACGGAGGAGTCGACGGCAACAATCAACTACACCTCCGGCACCACCGCGCGCCCGAAGGGTGTCGAGATGACTCATCGTAATCTTTGGGTCAATGCCGTCACACTCGCGATGCACACCCGTGCGTGGGAACGCGATGTGTACATGCACACGTTGCCGATGTTCCACTGCAACGGTTGGGGGATGCCGTTCGGGATGGCAGGACTGGGCGCGAAGCAGATCGTGTTGCGCAAGGTCGACGGCACCGAAATCCTCCGGCGGGTGGAGGAACACGGTGTGACGTTGATGTGCGGGGCTCCGGCGGTGTGGAACGCGGTGCTCGATGCTGCCCGGTCCTGGCAGGGAGAGATTCCTGGTCGCGATCGGGTGCGGGTGGTGTGCGCCGGCGCTCCTCCGCCCAGCCGTACCATCGCGCGCCTGAGCAGCGAGTTGGGGTGGGAACTGCAGCAGATCTACGGGCTCACGGAAACATCGCCGCTGCTGACTTTCAACCGGTCGCTGCCTGCGGATGACGGTCTTGATCTTGAGGAACGAGCGCACAGACTGACCCGCGCCGGACTTCCCGCCCTCGGTGCACGGCTTCATATCTCCAACTCGGGTGAAGTTCTGGCGCGTTCGAACGTCGTGATGAACGGATACTGGAACAACCCCGAGGCGACCGACGAGGCGCTGCGTGATGGTTGGTTCCACACGGGAGACGGCGGGATGATCGACGGCGAGGGCCAACTGACGATTTCCGACCGAAAGAAGGATGTGATCGTCACCGGTGGCGAGAATGTGTCGTCGATTGAGGTGGAGGAATGCATCTTCAGCCATCCCGGTGTGACCCAGGTCGCGGTGATCGGCGTACCGGACGAGAAATGGGGCGAGACCGTCAAGGCGCTGGTGGTCACCACGGGTCCCTCCACAGTCTCCGAGGCCGAGATCATCGCACACTGCAAGCAGCACCTGGCGGG
The sequence above is drawn from the Rhodococcus jostii RHA1 genome and encodes:
- a CDS encoding NADPH:quinone reductase — translated: MRAATYHKSGEASDVLSIIQCEKPEPGPGQVLVRVSFSAVNPSDVKTRSGKTPRPIDDFQIPHMDGCGRIVAVGPGVHEGRIGQRVWLWLAALGSRWGTAAEYTLVPANQAVALPDSASDELGACLGIPAMTAHECLLHAGPVTHKKVLIAGGAGAVGHFAIELARWAGATVIATVSTPDKAKLAQQAGADFVVNYRDDDVADQITAFTNGVDIFVEVAIVDNWNIDLAVAAPGASIATYATDGRELSIPIRECMAAGLGLRFFLLYTHSRSALSLAAQSITDALAEQALTPLPHLTFPLDDIALAHEAVENGESRKVLLDLRDSDT
- a CDS encoding AMP-binding protein, with protein sequence MHIPFTVTDFLERGAAGFPDSVAVIDEPEQPGESVGQVTFRELAHRVCAWQAGFDRLGIRVGERVAVVSHNSARLLELLYAVPASGRICVPINFRLSPAEVDYIVGDCGASVLLVDPELEEALSGIKVRHRFVLGKHTDADLMRFDTEPAPWASPTEESTATINYTSGTTARPKGVEMTHRNLWVNAVTLAMHTRAWERDVYMHTLPMFHCNGWGMPFGMAGLGAKQIVLRKVDGTEILRRVEEHGVTLMCGAPAVWNAVLDAARSWQGEIPGRDRVRVVCAGAPPPSRTIARLSSELGWELQQIYGLTETSPLLTFNRSLPADDGLDLEERAHRLTRAGLPALGARLHISNSGEVLARSNVVMNGYWNNPEATDEALRDGWFHTGDGGMIDGEGQLTISDRKKDVIVTGGENVSSIEVEECIFSHPGVTQVAVIGVPDEKWGETVKALVVTTGPSTVSEAEIIAHCKQHLAGYKAPTSVEFRDSIPHTATGKIQKFKLRAPYWEGSTRGVN
- a CDS encoding enoyl-CoA hydratase/isomerase family protein, coding for MVLPNLVAAEEDTYSRVLCDQHDGVLRVTLNRTTALNAINATMAKRLQQLWSLVRDDASIHSIIVSAAGVEAFCMGFDAGDPPQPLSCGGNALGWEAFAISPKECGVDKHLIVTVNGIACRESFRFLCDADVVVASSNASFFEPPRFTPADDVSNREGGLPAGLRTICATNPTVHNPVTALQAHHAGLVHEVVPLASLRGTAERLAHRA
- a CDS encoding DUF427 domain-containing protein, with protein sequence MSIALTHAAEVQQSGENGRISIERTHKRIRVFFAGHVIADTTRAVYLFEKGHLPVYYIPRDDVRTDFLEPLDATTWCPWKGKARYWDLVVDDRRAERSVWGYDEPLKDSLDLSWYVAFYWHKMDAWYEEDQQVFVHPRDPYVRVDVLPSSRHVEVFIGDTLVADTTRPRLLFETSLPVRYYIPRIDVRSEFFTGSDAKTSCPYKGTASYLSFTGSDDSDPVEDAAWYYPFTTAEASGIGDHVSFYPDSARIVVDGAPVEGCPTPL